In Malus sylvestris chromosome 16, drMalSylv7.2, whole genome shotgun sequence, the following are encoded in one genomic region:
- the LOC126607722 gene encoding histone-lysine N-methyltransferase family member SUVH9-like — translation MGSLIPIIDLNNLPESPAGSTPNTANSAVALKVPKIEPKLEPFDEPLDTHLPQLPPEPFIPTPTPNSLTNSQITPFSDLNHTPVSESSAAPSDQENVYSEFHRISELFRTAFAKGLQSMADGEVEVLDPDARAIVPVPQETQLSEAVVARRKYPKRSSELVRVTDLNIEDQRYFRDVVRKTRMLYDSIRILSVAAEEKRNPGNGKRVRGDLQAATALRDRGLWLNRDKRIVGSIPGVYVGDLFFFRMELCVVGLHGQVQAGIDYLPASQSSNHEPIATSVIVSGGYEDDEDAGDVIIYTGHGGQDKFNKQCAHQKLEGGNLALERSMHYGIEVRVIRGVKCQGGISQKVYVYDGLYRIFDCWFDVGKSGFGVYKFKLLRIEGQGEMGSAILKFAASLRTNPLSVRQSGYLSLDISNKKENVPVLLFNDIDSDQDPIYYEYLATTVFPTQVFHQSGKGTGCDCIDSCFGNCFCAMKNGGEFAYDDNGCLLRGKPMVFECGPFCHCPPNCRNRVTQKGMRNRLEVFRSRETGWGVRSLNLIHAGAFICEYTGVILTREMAQIFAMNGDTLVYPHRFSDRWTEWGDLSQIDPGYVRPTYPSIPPLDFAMDVSKMRNVACYMSHSSTPNVMVQFVLYDHNNVMFPHLMLFAMENIPPMRELSLDYGVATVSEADEWTGKLAICN, via the coding sequence ATGGGCTCTCTCATCCCAATTATAGACCTCAATAACCTCCCTGAATCCCCCGCCGGCTCCACCCCAAACACCGCCAACTCCGCCGTAGCCTTGAAAGTCCCCAAAATCGAACCGAAGCTCGAACCTTTCGACGAACCACTCGATACCCACCTGCCACAACTGCCTCCAGAACCCTTCATTCCCACACCTACCCCCAACTCTCTCACTAATTCCCAAATTACCCCATTCTCCGACCTGAACCACACCCCTGTATCTGAATCCTCCGCCGCACCTTCCGACCAGGAGAATGTGTACTCGGAGTTCCATCGAATTTCCGAGCTTTTCCGGACAGCTTTTGCTAAAGGGCTCCAGAGTATGGCCGACGGCGAGGTCGAAGTTTTGGACCCGGATGCGCGAGCAATTGTGCCGGTTCCTCAAGAAACCCAGTTATCAGAGGCCGTCGTTGCGCGGCGGAAATACCCCAAGCGGTCCTCCGAGCTAGTCCGGGTCACCGATCTGAACATCGAGGACCAGAGGTACTTCCGTGACGTGGTGAGGAAAACCCGAATGCTATATGACTCGATTCGAATACTATCAGTGGCAGCGGAGGAGAAGCGGAACCCGGGAAACGGGAAGCGAGTCCGAGGCGACTTGCAGGCCGCCACGGCGCTCAGGGATCGTGGGTTGTGGCTCAATCGCGATAAAAGGATCGTGGGTTCGATTCCCGGGGTCTATGTTGGCGATCTCTTCTTTTTCCGCATGGAGTTGTGTGTGGTTGGTTTACATGGCCAAGTCCAAGCTGGGATTGACTATCTTCCGGCGAGCCAGAGCTCGAATCATGAGCCAATTGCAACCAGCGTTATCGTTTCGGGTGGCTACGAGGACGATGAGGATGCCGGCGATGTGATTATCTACACCGGTCATGGAGGACAGGACAAGTTTAATAAGCAATGTGCTCACCAGAAGCTGGAAGGTGGGAATTTGGCATTGGAGAGGAGCATGCATTATGGTATTGAAGTGAGAGTTATCCGAGGAGTCAAATGCCAAGGCGGTATTTCGCAGAAGGTTTATGTTTATGATGGCTTGTATAGAATATTTGATTGTTGGTTTGATGTGGGCAAGTCGGGGTTTGGTGTTTATAAGTTTAAACTTCTGAGAATAGAAGGGCAAGGTGAGATGGGTAGCGCTATTCTTAAGTTTGCGGCTAGTCTTAGGACTAACCCCTTGTCTGTGAGGCAGTCAGGTTATCTCAGTCTGGATATTTCTAATAAGAAGGAGAATGTTCCAGTTTTGCTTTTCAATGACATTGATTCTGATCAGGACCCCATTTACTATGAGTATCTTGCGACAACTGTGTTTCCAACACAAGTGTTTCATCAGTCTGGGAAGGGAACCGGGTGTGATTGTATTGACAGTTGTTTTGGTAATTGCTTTTGTGCTATGAAAAATGGAGGTGAGTTTGCTTATGATGACAATGGGTGTCTTTTGAGAGGGAAGCCTATGGTTTTTGAGTGTGGGCCCTTCTGCCATTGTCCCCCAAATTGCCGGAATCGTGTCACGCAAAAGGGTATGAGAAATAGACTGGAAGTGTTTAGGTCAAGGGAAACAGGTTGGGGAGTTAGGTCATTGAACTTGATACATGCTGGTGCCTTTATATGTGAGTATACAGGGGTTATTCTCACTAGGGAAATGGCTCAAATATTTGCAATGAATGGTGATACCTTGGTTTATCCACATCGGTTTTCTGATAGATGGACTGAATGGGGAGATTTATCTCAGATAGATCCTGGTTATGTACGTCCAACTTATCCTTCGATCCCACCATTGGATTTTGCTATGGATGTATCCAAAATGAGAAATGTTGCTTGTTATATGAGCCACAGTTCCACTCCGAATGTTATGGTGCAGTTTGTACTGTATGATCACAATAATGTGATGTTTCCTCATCTCATGCTATTTGCAATGGAGAACATCCCTCCTATGAGGGAGTTGAGCCTTGATTATGGGGTGGCTACTGTGTCTGAGGCTGATGAATGGACAGGGAAACTTGCTATCTGTAACTAA